A genomic stretch from Hemicordylus capensis ecotype Gifberg chromosome 1, rHemCap1.1.pri, whole genome shotgun sequence includes:
- the C1H14orf132 gene encoding uncharacterized protein C14orf132 homolog isoform X1 gives MDLSFMAAQLPVMGGAFMDSPNEDFSTEYSLFNSSANVHAATSMPSQPEEASRSSNDAILLWIAIIATIGNIVVVGVVYAFTF, from the coding sequence CTTCCGGTTATGGGAGGAGCCTTTATGGATTCACCCAATGAGGACTTTAGTACTGAATACTCCTTGTTTAATTCGTCGGCCAATGTCCACGCGGCCACCTCAATGCCGAGCCAACCAGAAGAGGCATCCCGTTCCTCAAATGATGCCATTTTGTTATGGATTGCAATTATAGCAACTATTGGGAACATTGTAGTTGTCGGAGTTGTGTACGCCTTCACGTtctga
- the C1H14orf132 gene encoding uncharacterized protein C14orf132 homolog isoform X2 → MLPVMGGAFMDSPNEDFSTEYSLFNSSANVHAATSMPSQPEEASRSSNDAILLWIAIIATIGNIVVVGVVYAFTF, encoded by the coding sequence CTTCCGGTTATGGGAGGAGCCTTTATGGATTCACCCAATGAGGACTTTAGTACTGAATACTCCTTGTTTAATTCGTCGGCCAATGTCCACGCGGCCACCTCAATGCCGAGCCAACCAGAAGAGGCATCCCGTTCCTCAAATGATGCCATTTTGTTATGGATTGCAATTATAGCAACTATTGGGAACATTGTAGTTGTCGGAGTTGTGTACGCCTTCACGTtctga